A single window of Acidobacteriota bacterium DNA harbors:
- a CDS encoding 1-acyl-sn-glycerol-3-phosphate acyltransferase: MLLKLLKSIGWPVFRALFAVEYHGLENVPERGAVIIAGNHPSYLDPVLVMLPINRKIRFMAWDALFKVPVLGQLIRAMGAFPVDVRKGKGESAFRQALNVLNSGDALGIFPEGQRSELGPMGELRTGVARLAVETGAQVVPVTIGGAYRAWPKWKLLPKPAKIIVRFHEPIRLNESDRTARRDNKEFHQQVMEQVADSINRSLTPSLRVHDAYERWYRQPPSNVRSYEWAPLIAVIVTIIVAIRRNTIGETWLGVLLPAFGYYIYLMADLALIKPGRLAKWIRNTMPVWLILIWHYPLCSALAVPSGERNLWLVVAALAAFFPFFYEHYFTLQKFVRGLVASYYFSMVLLLFWPHGLGTLVAVLGFIAVFVLWFEVIYRWLIAAVMLAVISAAVWLAELPRPTLTIYGALAIAMIAYLQTFVSFAYDIRKAGEVNLK, encoded by the coding sequence ATGCTTCTAAAATTGTTGAAATCCATTGGCTGGCCAGTATTTCGCGCGTTGTTTGCTGTTGAGTATCACGGATTGGAAAACGTTCCGGAACGCGGCGCGGTGATTATCGCGGGAAACCATCCGTCCTATCTTGATCCGGTGCTGGTGATGTTGCCGATCAATCGCAAGATTCGGTTTATGGCATGGGATGCGTTGTTCAAAGTTCCAGTGCTGGGCCAGTTGATTCGCGCGATGGGGGCTTTCCCGGTGGATGTTCGCAAAGGCAAAGGCGAATCGGCGTTCCGTCAAGCATTGAATGTTCTCAACAGTGGAGATGCACTGGGCATTTTTCCTGAAGGGCAGCGTTCTGAACTAGGACCGATGGGCGAACTACGAACCGGCGTCGCTCGGTTGGCTGTTGAGACCGGCGCGCAGGTCGTTCCAGTTACCATTGGTGGAGCTTATCGCGCCTGGCCAAAGTGGAAACTGTTACCCAAGCCGGCAAAAATCATTGTTCGATTTCATGAACCGATTCGACTCAACGAATCTGACCGCACAGCCCGCCGCGATAACAAAGAGTTTCACCAGCAGGTCATGGAACAGGTCGCCGACAGCATCAACCGTTCCCTGACTCCCTCCTTGCGCGTGCATGACGCTTACGAACGCTGGTATCGCCAGCCGCCCTCGAACGTTCGCAGTTACGAATGGGCGCCGTTGATTGCCGTGATTGTAACGATCATCGTCGCAATTCGTCGAAATACAATTGGCGAAACCTGGCTGGGAGTTTTGTTGCCTGCATTCGGCTACTACATTTACCTGATGGCTGATCTGGCACTGATCAAACCAGGGAGGCTGGCCAAATGGATTCGCAATACGATGCCGGTCTGGTTGATTTTGATCTGGCATTATCCGCTTTGCAGCGCATTGGCTGTTCCGTCCGGCGAACGAAATTTGTGGTTGGTGGTGGCGGCATTGGCGGCGTTCTTCCCATTTTTTTATGAACACTATTTCACGCTTCAAAAATTCGTTCGAGGCTTAGTCGCCAGCTATTACTTTTCGATGGTGTTATTGTTGTTTTGGCCGCACGGGCTGGGAACGCTGGTGGCGGTGTTGGGATTCATCGCCGTTTTCGTTTTGTGGTTCGAGGTGATTTACCGCTGGTTGATTGCTGCGGTGATGCTGGCTGTTATTTCAGCGGCAGTTTGGCTGGCCGAATTACCGCGACCGACATTGACGATTTACGGTGCGCTGGCTATTGCGATGATTGCCTATCTGCAAACCTTCGTTTCGTTTGCTTACGACATTCGTAAAGCCGGAGAGGTAAATCTGAAGTAG
- a CDS encoding dihydroxy-acid dehydratase, translating into MSQSKKYRSSHWFGPTDKGGFIHRSWTKNQGYPDHLFDGRPVIGICNTWSDLTPCNGHFRKIAEHVKRGIYEAGGFPMEFPVMSLGENLMRPTAMLFRNLASMDVEETIRANPIDGVVLLVGCDKTTPACLMGAASCDLPTLAISGGAMLNGKFRGEDIGSGTNVWKFSEEVRAGIMPLCDFQEAESCMSRSTGHCMTMGTASTMASVVESLGMGMPMNAAIPAVDSRRYALSHMAGRRIVEMVQEDLRMSKILTREAFENAVRVVGAIGGSTNAVVHLLALAGRLGIDFKLSDFDALGRDVPCLVNLMPSGKYLMEDFYYAGGVPAVIRELGDLINRDAMTVNGKTIGENTANAPCYNREVIKPFNEPLVKQGGLAILDGNLCPNGAVIKPSAATPELMQHRGRAVVFENIEDYNARVDDPNLDVDESCILVLKNCGPRGYPGMAEVGNFGLPQKILRKGVSDMIRISDARMSGTAYGTVVLHVAPEAATGGPLALVQNGDYIQLDVPMRKLHLEVSDDELAARRTRWQQPTSPFNRGYYKLYVDHVLQADQGADFDFLVGRSGTEVTRESH; encoded by the coding sequence ATGTCTCAATCCAAAAAATATCGTAGCTCTCATTGGTTCGGGCCGACCGATAAAGGCGGCTTCATTCACCGCAGTTGGACGAAAAACCAGGGGTACCCGGACCATTTATTCGATGGTCGGCCGGTTATTGGCATCTGCAACACGTGGTCGGATCTGACGCCGTGCAACGGCCATTTCCGCAAAATCGCCGAACACGTCAAACGCGGCATTTATGAAGCAGGTGGATTCCCTATGGAATTCCCTGTGATGTCGTTGGGCGAAAACCTGATGCGCCCAACGGCGATGCTCTTTCGTAATCTGGCCAGCATGGACGTGGAAGAAACCATTCGCGCCAACCCGATTGACGGCGTGGTGTTGCTGGTCGGATGTGACAAAACGACTCCCGCGTGTTTGATGGGCGCTGCCAGTTGCGATTTGCCGACGCTGGCCATTTCCGGCGGAGCCATGCTGAACGGCAAGTTTCGCGGCGAAGACATCGGCTCCGGCACAAACGTTTGGAAATTCAGCGAAGAAGTTCGCGCCGGGATCATGCCACTCTGCGATTTTCAGGAAGCCGAAAGCTGCATGAGCCGTTCGACGGGTCATTGCATGACGATGGGCACGGCTTCGACGATGGCGAGCGTAGTCGAATCGCTGGGAATGGGAATGCCAATGAACGCGGCGATTCCGGCGGTGGATTCGCGGCGATACGCCTTGTCTCACATGGCCGGCCGCCGCATCGTCGAAATGGTTCAGGAAGATTTGCGCATGTCGAAGATCCTGACCCGCGAAGCCTTTGAAAATGCCGTCCGTGTGGTCGGAGCCATCGGCGGTTCGACCAATGCCGTGGTGCATTTGCTGGCATTAGCCGGACGCTTGGGCATTGATTTCAAACTCAGCGATTTTGATGCGCTTGGCCGCGATGTTCCTTGTTTGGTCAACCTGATGCCTTCGGGCAAATACCTGATGGAGGATTTTTATTACGCGGGCGGCGTGCCAGCGGTGATTCGCGAGCTTGGCGATTTGATCAACCGCGATGCGATGACCGTGAATGGCAAAACCATCGGCGAAAATACGGCAAATGCCCCATGTTACAACCGCGAGGTGATCAAACCGTTCAACGAGCCGTTGGTGAAACAGGGCGGCCTGGCAATACTCGACGGCAACCTGTGTCCGAACGGAGCCGTCATCAAACCTTCGGCGGCGACTCCGGAGCTAATGCAACATCGCGGACGCGCCGTGGTGTTTGAAAATATCGAAGATTACAACGCGCGAGTTGACGATCCGAATCTGGACGTTGACGAAAGCTGCATTCTGGTACTGAAAAATTGCGGGCCGCGCGGGTATCCGGGAATGGCGGAAGTCGGCAATTTCGGTTTGCCGCAAAAGATTTTGCGAAAAGGCGTCTCCGACATGATTCGCATTTCCGACGCGCGCATGAGCGGGACGGCTTACGGAACTGTCGTATTGCACGTTGCGCCTGAAGCTGCGACAGGAGGGCCTCTGGCGTTGGTCCAAAATGGTGATTACATCCAACTGGATGTGCCGATGCGTAAGCTGCACCTGGAAGTGTCCGATGATGAATTGGCCGCTCGGCGCACGCGTTGGCAGCAACCAACTTCTCCCTTTAATCGCGGGTATTACAAGCTTTATGTGGATCATGTTCTGCAGGCCGACCAGGGAGCGGATTTCGATTTTCTGGTTGGACGCAGTGGCACGGAAGTCACGCGTGAATCTCACTAA
- a CDS encoding MarR family transcriptional regulator, which translates to MTKKVKITPSVAEQTLIRLMRVGDRLWRESDQHFAQWGLTDNHYNVLRILNGSAEPISQVEIGRKMLSSRANVTKLVDLLEDRKFVKRLSCGDRRVNLVDLTEEGAKFIEETLTEVIGVANEQLKPLTRDEQKTLFTLLGKLLEE; encoded by the coding sequence ATGACGAAGAAAGTGAAAATTACACCGAGCGTGGCAGAACAAACCCTGATTCGATTGATGCGGGTTGGGGATCGGTTGTGGCGCGAATCGGATCAACATTTCGCGCAGTGGGGATTAACGGACAATCATTACAATGTCCTTCGCATCCTGAATGGTTCTGCGGAGCCGATTTCCCAGGTCGAAATTGGCCGGAAGATGTTGTCTTCGCGCGCCAATGTCACCAAGCTGGTGGATTTGCTGGAAGATCGGAAATTCGTCAAACGGCTCTCGTGCGGTGACCGCCGAGTCAATCTGGTGGATTTGACCGAAGAAGGGGCGAAATTTATTGAAGAAACTCTGACGGAGGTAATCGGCGTGGCAAACGAACAATTGAAACCGCTGACGCGGGATGAACAAAAAACGCTTTTTACTCTTCTAGGCAAACTGCTGGAAGAGTAA
- a CDS encoding DoxX family protein, which produces MISKLLATTNDILPLVLRLTLGLVIFPHGAQKLLGWFGGYGFSATMKAMTDMGLPAVIVILVIVAEFFGSLGLITGFLTRFNAFGIAVVMLGAIFTVHAKVGFFMNWMGQQQGEGFEYHLLVLGIALALMIRGGGRFSVDGALQSNRS; this is translated from the coding sequence ATGATTAGCAAACTTTTGGCAACGACAAATGACATTCTTCCACTGGTACTGCGGCTGACGTTAGGTTTGGTCATTTTTCCGCACGGTGCGCAAAAATTGCTGGGCTGGTTTGGCGGATATGGCTTCAGCGCGACCATGAAAGCAATGACGGACATGGGGTTACCAGCGGTGATCGTAATTCTGGTGATTGTAGCCGAGTTTTTCGGTTCGCTGGGCTTGATCACGGGGTTTTTAACCCGGTTCAACGCTTTTGGCATTGCGGTGGTGATGCTCGGAGCGATCTTTACCGTGCACGCGAAAGTCGGGTTTTTCATGAATTGGATGGGCCAACAGCAAGGCGAAGGGTTTGAATACCATCTGCTGGTGTTGGGCATTGCCCTGGCGCTGATGATTCGAGGCGGCGGACGATTTTCAGTGGATGGCGCATTGCAAAGCAATAGGTCCTAA
- a CDS encoding pirin family protein gives MQIIKANDRFHIESDWLSAYWLFSFDRYYDPNNMNFGPLRVFNHDTIAGGGGFPTHSHREMEIVTYVLSGKLAHKDSTGGVGFINAGEVQRMSAGTAIAHSEFNASQTEPTRLLQIWVMPERAGLKPSYEQKQFTTEQRAGVLLPIASGQDVSGGVKIHQDTTFYVSRLKAGNQVAHELKPGRRAFLYVIEGEVALNGETLSTGDQARITESGKLELSASDESEIILIDLP, from the coding sequence ATGCAGATCATCAAAGCGAACGACAGGTTTCACATTGAAAGCGATTGGCTATCGGCATACTGGTTGTTCAGTTTCGACCGCTACTACGATCCCAACAACATGAACTTTGGGCCGTTGCGTGTGTTCAACCACGACACAATTGCGGGCGGCGGAGGATTTCCCACCCATTCGCACCGCGAAATGGAAATCGTCACCTACGTCTTGAGCGGCAAGCTGGCGCACAAAGACAGCACGGGCGGAGTTGGGTTCATCAACGCCGGCGAAGTCCAGCGAATGTCCGCCGGAACCGCCATTGCGCATTCGGAATTCAACGCGTCGCAAACCGAGCCGACCCGGTTGTTGCAAATCTGGGTAATGCCGGAACGCGCAGGGTTGAAACCATCATACGAACAAAAACAGTTCACGACGGAACAGCGAGCAGGGGTTTTGCTGCCGATTGCATCGGGGCAGGATGTGTCCGGCGGCGTGAAGATTCACCAGGACACAACGTTTTACGTGTCCCGGCTGAAAGCAGGTAATCAGGTTGCGCATGAATTGAAACCCGGTCGCCGCGCATTCCTGTACGTGATCGAAGGCGAGGTCGCATTGAACGGCGAAACCTTGAGCACCGGCGATCAGGCCAGAATTACAGAATCAGGAAAGTTGGAACTGTCGGCTTCGGATGAAAGCGAGATCATTTTGATTGACTTGCCGTAG
- a CDS encoding heavy metal translocating P-type ATPase has translation MSKHTDPVCGMTVDSATAAGTFEHQGKIYYFCNPHCQQKFSANPELYLNKPPQLSHMHAAPAMVQLGGKSKSLPVMPAATMAAAETHIDPVCGMTVNPATAAGKHDYEGKTYYFCSPHCLHKFSADPDAILHPQPKVPTPLDVEYTCPMHPEVIQIGPGTCPKCGMALEPKVFSLTAEEDTSELDDMKRRFWISLALTLPVFLLAMSEMIPGQPVQLALGHRLVTWIQFALATPVVLWGGWPFFERGWASIINRSPNMFTLIAIGTGAAFGYSVVATVFPNLFPASFHDHGGQVAVYFEAAAVITTLVLLGQVLELRARSQTSSAIKMLLGLAPKTARIVRANGTEQDIPLDHVHPGDLLRVRPGEKVPVDGVITEGRSSVDESMVTGEPIPVEKEPGSKVTGGTVNGTGSFVMRAERVGSETLLAQIVRMVGEAQRSRAPIQRLADAVSAWFVPLVVLVAIATFLIWSFVGPEPRFVYALVNAVAVLIIACPCALGLATPMSVMVGTGRGATAGVLIKNAEALETLAKVDTLVVDKTGTLTEGKPRLVSLVLADDKGTERLRDGEDERELLRLMASLERASEHPLAAAIVAAAAERKLALTGVDGFESLTGKGVVGRIGGKQIVLGNQALMDSLSIPIEPPLAGRAEALRAEGQTVMLAAIDGQVAGLLGVADPIKASTPEAIQQLHADGLRIVMLTGDNRNTAEAVARQLGIDEIIAEVLPEQKADSIKRLQEGEGRIVAMAGDGINDAPALAAAEVGIAMGTGTDVAMESAGLTLVKGDLRAIVRARHLSRAVMRNIRQNLFFAFVYNLLGVPLAAGILYPFFGILLSPMIASAAMTFSSVSVISNALRLRKLEL, from the coding sequence ATGAGCAAGCATACGGACCCCGTTTGCGGAATGACTGTGGATTCAGCGACTGCCGCTGGCACATTCGAACATCAAGGCAAAATTTATTATTTCTGCAATCCGCACTGTCAACAAAAATTCAGCGCCAATCCGGAACTGTATTTGAACAAACCGCCGCAGCTTTCCCACATGCACGCGGCTCCGGCGATGGTGCAATTAGGCGGCAAATCGAAATCTCTGCCTGTGATGCCAGCGGCGACGATGGCGGCAGCGGAAACACATATTGATCCGGTTTGTGGAATGACGGTGAATCCAGCAACCGCAGCGGGCAAGCATGATTACGAAGGGAAAACCTATTACTTTTGCAGCCCGCACTGTTTGCATAAATTCAGCGCCGATCCGGATGCCATCCTGCATCCCCAACCTAAAGTTCCCACACCATTGGACGTGGAATACACCTGCCCTATGCACCCGGAAGTCATCCAGATCGGGCCGGGCACTTGCCCCAAATGCGGCATGGCGCTGGAACCAAAGGTGTTTTCGCTGACAGCGGAAGAAGACACGTCAGAACTGGACGACATGAAGCGGCGATTCTGGATTAGTCTGGCATTGACGCTGCCGGTGTTTTTGCTGGCAATGTCGGAAATGATTCCGGGCCAGCCGGTACAACTCGCGCTTGGGCATCGGCTGGTGACTTGGATTCAATTCGCATTGGCGACGCCAGTGGTGTTGTGGGGAGGTTGGCCGTTTTTCGAGCGCGGCTGGGCTTCGATTATCAATCGCAGTCCGAATATGTTCACGCTGATTGCCATCGGCACGGGCGCAGCATTTGGGTATAGCGTTGTGGCAACGGTGTTTCCGAACCTCTTCCCTGCTTCGTTTCACGACCACGGAGGACAAGTCGCCGTTTACTTTGAAGCCGCTGCTGTCATCACAACACTGGTGTTGTTGGGACAAGTGCTGGAACTTCGCGCGCGCAGCCAAACCAGCAGCGCCATCAAAATGCTTCTAGGCTTGGCGCCGAAAACTGCGCGCATCGTTCGCGCCAACGGAACCGAACAAGACATTCCGCTTGATCACGTTCATCCAGGCGATTTGCTGCGCGTGCGTCCGGGCGAAAAGGTTCCGGTGGATGGCGTTATCACGGAAGGCCGCAGTTCGGTGGACGAATCCATGGTTACGGGCGAACCTATTCCGGTCGAAAAAGAACCTGGCAGCAAAGTTACCGGCGGCACCGTCAATGGCACGGGCAGTTTTGTGATGCGCGCCGAACGGGTTGGGAGCGAAACCTTGCTGGCGCAAATCGTCCGTATGGTCGGCGAAGCGCAACGTAGCCGCGCTCCCATCCAACGGTTGGCGGATGCGGTTTCCGCCTGGTTCGTTCCTTTGGTGGTGCTGGTTGCAATTGCGACGTTTTTGATTTGGAGCTTCGTCGGGCCGGAACCGCGATTCGTTTACGCGCTGGTCAATGCGGTCGCGGTGTTGATTATTGCCTGCCCCTGCGCACTGGGACTGGCGACTCCCATGTCCGTTATGGTTGGAACCGGTCGTGGCGCAACGGCTGGCGTGTTGATCAAAAATGCGGAAGCGTTGGAAACGCTGGCCAAAGTGGACACCTTGGTGGTGGATAAAACCGGAACACTGACGGAGGGAAAACCTCGGTTGGTTTCGTTGGTTTTAGCGGATGACAAAGGGACGGAGCGATTGAGGGATGGAGAGGACGAGCGCGAACTGTTGCGGTTGATGGCAAGTTTGGAGCGCGCGAGCGAACATCCATTGGCAGCAGCGATTGTCGCGGCGGCGGCTGAACGCAAGCTGGCACTTACCGGTGTTGATGGTTTTGAATCATTGACCGGTAAAGGCGTCGTTGGACGAATTGGCGGCAAGCAAATCGTTTTGGGCAATCAAGCGTTGATGGATTCGCTTTCGATTCCAATTGAACCTCCGTTGGCTGGACGCGCCGAAGCTTTGCGCGCCGAAGGTCAAACGGTAATGTTGGCGGCGATTGATGGACAGGTTGCCGGTTTGTTGGGCGTTGCCGATCCGATCAAAGCTTCGACGCCGGAAGCAATTCAGCAACTGCACGCCGATGGTTTGCGAATCGTGATGCTGACCGGCGATAACCGCAACACCGCCGAAGCCGTCGCGCGTCAGCTTGGGATTGACGAAATCATCGCCGAAGTTTTGCCGGAACAAAAAGCCGATTCGATCAAACGGTTGCAAGAAGGTGAAGGCCGTATTGTGGCGATGGCTGGTGACGGCATCAACGATGCGCCAGCGCTGGCTGCGGCTGAAGTCGGCATTGCGATGGGAACCGGAACCGACGTGGCAATGGAAAGCGCCGGGCTAACCCTGGTCAAAGGAGATTTGCGCGCCATCGTTCGCGCTCGGCATTTGAGCCGCGCGGTGATGCGCAACATCCGGCAAAATCTGTTCTTTGCGTTTGTGTATAACTTATTGGGCGTGCCGCTGGCGGCGGGAATCTTGTATCCGTTCTTTGGCATTCTGCTCAGCCCGATGATCGCCAGCGCGGCCATGACATTTAGTTCGGTGTCGGTGATTTCCAATGCATTGCGGCTGCGAAAGCTGGAACTATAA
- a CDS encoding heavy metal-responsive transcriptional regulator: protein MIRSKRNPLAHETACNSKQIRWLKIGEVAKRTGIGIETLRFYERSGLLSQPARTEGGYRLYDAEALDTLEFIKRAQTLGFTLEEIKRIIAESRAGQSPCDEVREIVRQRFAELDERLEQMQRYREALSRTLIQWDKQGKADGHFCGLIEEVELKAAKPASTLQRRRNK from the coding sequence ATGATTCGATCAAAACGAAACCCACTCGCCCACGAAACGGCGTGCAATTCCAAACAGATTCGCTGGCTAAAGATCGGCGAAGTTGCCAAACGTACAGGCATCGGCATTGAAACATTGCGGTTTTATGAACGCAGCGGACTGCTATCGCAACCGGCGCGCACCGAAGGCGGATACAGGCTCTATGACGCTGAAGCCCTGGACACCTTGGAATTCATCAAACGCGCGCAAACGCTGGGATTCACGCTGGAAGAAATCAAACGCATCATTGCCGAAAGCCGCGCCGGGCAAAGCCCTTGTGACGAAGTTCGCGAAATTGTCCGGCAGCGATTTGCGGAGCTGGACGAACGGCTGGAACAAATGCAGCGATACAGAGAAGCGCTCTCTCGCACCTTGATTCAGTGGGATAAACAAGGGAAAGCCGATGGGCATTTTTGCGGATTGATTGAAGAAGTTGAACTCAAGGCGGCAAAACCGGCTTCAACCTTACAGAGAAGGAGGAACAAATGA